The window AAAGGCGATCTTATCAATGTCCGGATGAGCCGACAGTGCCGCTCCAACAGTTGCACCCAGGCCTGTCACGACATTCAGCACGCCCGTTGGGATTCCAGCCATTTCTATCAGTTCCGCCAGCCGCAACGTGGACAAAGGTGTCTGTTCCGCTGGCTTGAGTACCACAGTATTGCCGCAAGCCAGTGCAGGCGCAATTTTTGTTGCCGCCATCACCAGTGGCACATTCCATGCGTTGATAAGCGCGCAGACGCCCATGGGTTCGCGCAGCATATAGATAAATCGATCGTCGCTGGTCGGATTGGTGGTGCCGTAGATTTTGCTTGACCACCCGGCGTAATAGCGAAAGGTTTCTGCCGAATGGGCTACATGTCGCTGTGCAAATGCAAGCGGCGCACCGACGTCCAGCGTTTCCAGAACAGCCAGCTCGTCACCGTATTCCTCTATCAGATCCGCGATTTTCAAAAGCAGTCTTGAACGCTGGTGTGGCGACAACCCGCGCCAGGTACCGTATTCAAACGCCTTGCGTGCTGCGGCGACGGCAAGATCAACATCGCTGGCATCCGCTTCGGCGACACTGGCTAATGTGTTTTCCGTCGCAGGATCGATCGTCTGCGAATCTTTGCCGGACAAGGCTGGCACCCATTTACCATCAATAAACAGCGTTTTGGAACCATTAGCAAGCCACGCAGAGGCGCGCTGGTAGGCAGCGCGGATTGTTTCATCGGCATGATTGGTCGGGTCAAATGCATTCATAAAATTATTCCACCTGTCATTAATTTGCGACGTACTTGAGCCAGCGACCACCGTCCACGACGATATTATCTCCGGTCACATAACTTCCCAGATCCGAGGCCAGATACACGGCTGCATTGGCAATGTCTTGCTTGCGTCCGAACCTGCCCAATGCGGTTTTCTTAGCCTCCAGGTCACCATTGCCTTTTTCGATATACATGCGTTGTACCCCTTCGGTATCGCCGATGGGCCCTGGGGAAATGGTATTCACGCGAATACCCTCTGCGCCCCACTCCACCGCCAGGGTTCGGGATAGCGACAATATCCCTCCCTTGGCTGCGGCTGCGTGTGCGGCACCAGGCCAGCCGGTCACGCCCAGCATGGTAATAATGCTGATGATCGAACCGCCGAAAGCGGATTGCTTCAAATGCGGATAAGCTGCATGACAACCATAAAACGTGCCATTCAAATCGATATCAATAACGGTTTTCCAGCCATTGACGGACAAATCTGCTGTTGGACAGACAAAGTTACCTGCAGCGTTGTTCACCAGAATATCAAGCGAACCATATCGGCTGACCGTTGCATCCACAGCCCCTTTGACCTCATCATAGTTACGAACATCGCAACGCATCGCCGCGACTATTCCGCCTTCATTCGTCAGGTCGCCGGCTGCCTGCTGAACCCGTTCTTCATTGCGTCCAACAATCATGACAGATGCGCCAAGGCGTGCATAGGCAGTTGCAATTTCAAGTCCGATACCGCTGCCCCCGCCGGTGATAAGTGCTACACGTCCCTTGAGCGTTTCTTTTGCGTACATTTTTACTTCTCCTGCCGGAATGGTTGTCAATATGAAACCGTTAAAGCAAGTTGCGTGCCATCCCAATTTCACCCTCTCAGGAACAGAAGAAGGCAGCATGACGATTGCTATGGTGTCCTCAAAAATACGAATGCTTTTACAGTTTTGTGTCTTCAATCCACACGAAAGTGTACTTGCTGACAACAGTCAGGCGATAATCGCAGCTGGCTTTGTCGCTCAGGATGGTTGCAGCGCAGGCAATAAGCGGTCCAATACAGGCCGGTTGTTGATTGGCACGCTCTTTGCTTAAGAGGTCATCATTACGATTGAAATCAAATTACGGAGCCTGCCTCATGCAAAAAGAAATTGTCAAAACAGAACGAGTGGACTCGGTACTGGTTGTCCGACTCAATAGTCCTGAGAATCTGAATTCACTCACGTCCGACTTGCGCACGCAACTTGGCGCTGCTGTCGAATCGGCTGAAAACGACCCGTCAGTACGGTCTGTTTTTCTGACTGCCGAAGGCCGATCATTCTGTTCTGGCGGTGATTTCTCCATGTTGCAGAAGGCAAATGATCCGTGGTCCGTCCATCGCCGCTTCAGGCATTTGAGCAGATGGCTGATTCCGCTGATCTCCCTGGACAAACCGGTGGTTATCGGCGCCAAAGGCCACGCCATTGGCGGAGGCATGGGCCTTGCGCTTACCGGCGACCTGCTGATCGCGGGCGAGAGTCTTAAATTGTCAGCCGGCTTTTTCCGGCTGGGCACGGTACCCGACATCGGTGTTATGTATCATCTGCCCCGCCTGATCGGCATGGCGCGTGCCAAGAATTTTATTTTTGGCAACGGCACACTGAACGCTCAGGAAGCGCTGGAACTGGGGCTTGTTGCAAAAGTGGTTCCTGACGACGAACTGGACGCTGCGGGCCTTGAGCAGGCGAGCCGCCTGGCACAGGGACCGGCAGAAATCATGGGGCTGGCCAAAACGCTGATGGCACGCAGCTTTGAAACGACATTAACCGAGATGTTCGCCTACGAAGGATTCGGCCAGGTGCTGGCGATGTCCAATCCTGAATTCAAGGAAGGACTAACCGCGTTGATCAACAAACAGCCCCCGGATTTTGTGGGTGCGGCGACAAAACACAAAGTAGACTGAAGCGCATTTGGCGTTAACGGTCTTAGTAAAAATTTACTTGAGGAGTGCTGTTATGGATTTACCAATGTTTCCCGAATATTCATCTGAAATCGACGCGGTGCGTGACATGGTCAACCGGTTTATGGAAGCTGAAATCAAGCCGGTAATGGACGGCTACGAACAACGCAGGGAATTTCCCCGTGAACTGGTGCGCAAGGCCGGTGAAGCGGGTCTGTATGGCGCCGTGTTCCCTGAATCGGTGGGCGGCAGCAATATGGGCTATCTGGCAGCCGCCGTCATTCAGGAAGAGATGGTACGCAACGATGTACGCTTTTCTTCATGCAACAACCAGCAGGGTTCAACATGTCCGAGCGCCATCTATTTCGGTGGCACGCCAGAACAGATTGAAAAATATGTGCCTAACCTGGTTGCAGGCAAGACGATCGGCATGATGTCTCTGACCGAATCCGGTGGCGGTTCGGATGCAGCCGGCAATATGAAAACCTTTGCCCGCCGCGATGGCGATGTGTATCGCATCACCGGACAAAAAATGTGGGCCTCCATGGCCAACGAAACCGATGTGGGTGTTTTGCTGGCGAAAACAGATCGGGATGCCGGTGCAAAAGGCGTGACTGCATTTATCGTTCATCCAAAAAAATTCCCGGGCTGGCAGGCTACGCCAATCGAATGTCTGGGTCTATCCAAATCCATGCGTACCAATATTGTATATCTGGACGATTTTGTGGTTCCCGTGGAAGACCGTCTGGGCGAGGAAGGCGAAGGCTTCAAGATCATTATGCGGACCTTGCAACCGGGCCGGGTCGGCGTCGCGGCCAAAGCACTCGGCGTTGCACGCCGTTGTTTTGAAGAGGCAGTCCGCTATGCGAATGAACGTACATTGCGTGGGCAACCTATCGGACGCTTCCAGATGATCCAGTCGGATATCGCTGAGATGACATGTGCGATTGAAGCCAGCCGCTCGCTGGTATACAAAGCCGCCATGATGATGGATGCCAGCATGGCGCACAACCGTATGGCTGCAATTGCCAAATTCCATGCCTCTCAAACCGCAAAGTTCTGCGCCGACAAAGCGATGCAGATCTTCGGCGGATACGGTTTGGCAGAAGAATATCCTGTCTCCTACTACCGCGCTTATGCCGATATGTTCTTTACCGGGGAAGGCTCTGCAAACGTGCAGAAAATAATGATTGCGGAAGATGCGCTGGGATATAAACTTGCCGACCGCCACCATGGTAAAACCGGCTTGCGTGACATTCGCAAGGACGATCCGAGCAAAGCCCGCTAAGGAACAAACTATGTCTGAACTGCTCAATTTCCAGATATCGGAAGGTGTTGGCGTTATCACGCTCAACCGCCCGGACAAGCTCAACGCCTTCACCCCCGAGATGCTCGAGCGCTGGCTCGAAGCACTGGAGACGACCCGCGTCAGTGACGATGTGCGCGTAGTGGTGATAACCGGAACGGGACGTGCCTTCACCACCGGCGGCGATATCGGCGGCTTTGATTCAAGCGCATCGCAAACGCCTGCAGAAATGAGCCATTACCTGACTCAGGGTTCGCAACGTCTGATACGCAAAATCACGGAAATCGAGAAGCCTGTTATCGCTGCACTGAACGGATTCGCAACCGGCGGCGGGCTGGACATTGCGCTGGCCTGCGATCTGCGCTACAGCGCCGACACTGCTCGTTTTGCAGAAACCTACGCGCGCATGGGGCTGATACCCGGTATGGGTGGCGCCTGGCTTTTGCCGCGCATCGTCGGCGTAGCCAGGGCCTATGAAATGTTCTGGAGCTGCGATTGGGTGGATGCACAAGAGGCCGAACGTATCGGCTTGGTCAGTCGCGTCTTTCCCGAAGCCGAATTACTGGACAATACACTGACGTTTGCGCGTAAGGTCGCTGCCGGCGCCCCGCTATCGATCCGCAACATCAAAAAGCTGATTCGCCAGGGCCTGCAGACGGACCTGAGCAGCGCTTTGGACATTGTGGCAGCAACCATGCCGGTCGTTCGCACAAGCGAGGACCATCAGGAAGCCATCGCTGCATTCAGGGAAAAGCGCAGCCCGGTTTTCAAAGGCCGTTAACAACGCTAAAGACGCTAACGATTTAACTATGTATGGATACTATGACTGATTCTTTCAATTTCAAAAACTTCCTGCGCCCGCAGAGCGTTGCTATCGTTGGCGCCTCACCGCAACGAGGAAGCCCTCGCAATACGCTTTTGCGTAATCTGCAGAAGCACGGCTACGCAGGACGCATATATCCGGTCAGCCCAAGCCACAGCGAGATTGAAGGCCTCAAGGCCTATAAATCCGTGCGCGATTTGCCAGAGCCTGCAGATATTGCTCTTATCATTACACCCGCGAATACGGTACCGGCGATTATCGCTGAGTGTGGTCAGTCCGGTATTCGCAATGCGGTTGTATTTAGCGCAGGCTTTGAAGAGGTGGAAGGTGGAGACGTACTTGCGCGTCAATTGGCAGATGCGGCCAGGGAAAATAAGGTCGCTGTATTGGGTCCCAACTGCCAGGGTATCTGGTCTGTACAGCACAAGGCTATACTGACCTTCAGCCCTGCCGCACTGAACCGCGACGAAATACACCATGCACCGATTGCGATCGTGAGCCAGAGCGGCGCGCTAGCCGGCGCCATGGCCAATGCCTTGCTCAGGATTGGCCTGGGCTGTTCATACGTGGTCAGTGTTGGTAATGAAACCTGCATGGACTCGCTGGATGCGCTGGATAATATTGTCGAGCAGGAAGACGTACGTAGCGTCGCCCTTTACGTGGAAGGTCTGGACGACGCGGCGCGCATCCTCTCGATCGCCCACAAGGCGCGCTCGCGCGGCGTACAAATTGTGGTTCTCAAAACAGGTCGCTCTGCCATCGGCCAGGAAGCAACGGCTTCACATACCGGGAAAATAGCTTCTTCACACGCTGTGTACAACGACGTGCTGGATCAGGCGGGGATCATTTCGGTCAATAGCCTTCAGGAAGTCGTCTCGGCCATGGAAGTACTCACCTTTCTGCCCGATCCGCGCATCAGCGGTGACGCGCAGGGCGGCATCTCCATCATGAGCGCGTCAGGTGGCGCCGGTGCTCTTCTGGCAGACTATAGCAGCGAAAGAGCCGTGCCACTGGCTCAATTCAGTACCGCCGCTGCCGAGCGACTGGACCAGGTACTGCCAAAATTTGCCCGCAAGGCGAATCCGATTGACCTCACCGGTCAGATCAATACCGACCGTGACCTGTTCCGCAACACCTGCGAAGTACTGGCCGACGATACTCGAACCGAAGCGGTCGCTGTGCAGTTTTCCAGTAGCGGTCGCCGGTATCTGAACGAAAATGCAGAAGTCTATAAGCAGTTGGCCAGTCAGGGGTTGCCCGTTGTCATCAGCTTTATTGGCGAAGCGATTGAACCGGAAGTACGCAAGGACTTCCGGGACGCCGGGGTTCTGCTGTCTCCCGACCCTGCCGTCACCATGCAATCGCTGGCCTGGCTGTATCAGCGTGCGCACTATGCTACTCTGCCAGCCCCGCGCCCGCGCACGAACGATGCTGCGAATGTGGCCCGAGACGATTGGGAAGGGATGATGCAGTATCTTAATGACAGCGGCATCACCCCTGCAAATTGGCTGGTTCTGTCGCCCTCTGACCGTGCAGAACAGGCATGTGCATCACTCACCTACCCTTTGGTGGTAAAAGTATTGCCTTCGGAATCGGAGCACAAAACAGAGCTTGGCCTGGTCAAATTGCGCGTTGCCAGTCCACAAGATGTTGATATTATTGCTGCGGACTTCCGCCAGCGTCTTGGCAAGCCTGAAGCCGGCATCCTGGTGCAGGAGATGGTCAGCGACGGTGTGGAAGTGGTGCTATCCTGCCTGCGCAATACCGACTTCGGTCCGGTGTTGTCTATCGGCAGCGGCGGCGTGGCGATCGAACTGTATCGCGATGTTGCCAATCTTGCCCTGCCTGTGACGCACGAGCAGGTAATCACGGCATTGAAAAAACTCAGGCTCTGGACTTTGCTGCAAGGCTTCCGTGGCAAGCCGCCTGCCGACGTGGACGCCCTTGCGGACGCGGCCGTACGCTTTGGCGACAGGTTCCTGGCCACACCCGATGCACAGGAGTACGAAATCAATCCTGTCATGGTTGGCGCCATAGGCACGGGTATCCGCGCCGTGGACGCCTTGGTCAATATCAGGAAAGCCGAAGTAAGCCAACATGATCAGGCAGAACCCGCGAGCGCCTGAATCGACTAACGCAGTTTCACTTCACCGGAGACATCACTACAAAGCCAATGCGCGCATGCGGCTGATGTCTCCGCAAGGTAACCAGCGACAAAAAAACCAAGCAATGTCCGGGCAGACCCGCGATGCACAATTGCAATATTGGAGATTTGATAAAGTGACTATTTCAGTTGGATATATTGGCCTGGGTGCGATGGGCGGTGCCCTGGCCGAGCAGCTCGTTTCCTCTACTGATCTGCATGTATGGGATCTGAATACTGCCGCTTGCGAGCGGTTCGGCGCGCTGGGCGCAAGCGCGGCTAAAACGGCTGTAGAGTTGGCACACCAGTGCCGGTTTATTTTTCTGTGTTTGCCGCGTTCAAGCGATGTAAAAAGCCTGATATTTGATACTGAGGGTTTTGTAGACGCTTTGATACCCGGTACCGTTCTCATTGATCAGACCAGCGGCATACCTGAACAAACACGCAGTATTGCAAAGGTACTTCAGGAAAAAGGAGTGTATATGCTGGATGCGCCTGTGGCGGGAGGCGTACCGGCGGCCCAGGCGGGACGTATCACAATGATGGTATCGGGACCTGTAAGCGCATACGAAAAGACATTGCCGATACTGCAGAAAATCAGTCCGACGGTGATTCGCTGCGGCGAACAGGTCGGCAATGGCCAGGCAATCAAAATCATCAATAACACGATGAACGCATCGTGCCGTATTGCACTTTTTGAAACCATGGCACTG of the Advenella mimigardefordensis DPN7 genome contains:
- a CDS encoding enoyl-CoA hydratase/isomerase family protein, with product MQKEIVKTERVDSVLVVRLNSPENLNSLTSDLRTQLGAAVESAENDPSVRSVFLTAEGRSFCSGGDFSMLQKANDPWSVHRRFRHLSRWLIPLISLDKPVVIGAKGHAIGGGMGLALTGDLLIAGESLKLSAGFFRLGTVPDIGVMYHLPRLIGMARAKNFIFGNGTLNAQEALELGLVAKVVPDDELDAAGLEQASRLAQGPAEIMGLAKTLMARSFETTLTEMFAYEGFGQVLAMSNPEFKEGLTALINKQPPDFVGAATKHKVD
- a CDS encoding enoyl-CoA hydratase/isomerase family protein: MSELLNFQISEGVGVITLNRPDKLNAFTPEMLERWLEALETTRVSDDVRVVVITGTGRAFTTGGDIGGFDSSASQTPAEMSHYLTQGSQRLIRKITEIEKPVIAALNGFATGGGLDIALACDLRYSADTARFAETYARMGLIPGMGGAWLLPRIVGVARAYEMFWSCDWVDAQEAERIGLVSRVFPEAELLDNTLTFARKVAAGAPLSIRNIKKLIRQGLQTDLSSALDIVAATMPVVRTSEDHQEAIAAFREKRSPVFKGR
- a CDS encoding aldehyde dehydrogenase family protein, which translates into the protein MNAFDPTNHADETIRAAYQRASAWLANGSKTLFIDGKWVPALSGKDSQTIDPATENTLASVAEADASDVDLAVAAARKAFEYGTWRGLSPHQRSRLLLKIADLIEEYGDELAVLETLDVGAPLAFAQRHVAHSAETFRYYAGWSSKIYGTTNPTSDDRFIYMLREPMGVCALINAWNVPLVMAATKIAPALACGNTVVLKPAEQTPLSTLRLAELIEMAGIPTGVLNVVTGLGATVGAALSAHPDIDKIAFTGSTAVGRHILQSSAGNMKKVTLELGGKSPNIIFPDADVQRAIETAVLAFCRNSGQICSSGTRLFVHESLYDEVSEKVAGIAATYKVGSPFDPETKLGPLISATQMARVLSYVDKGKAEGAGLKQGGKRVGETGFFVEPTVFEHVNNEMTIAREEIFGPVLSVIPFRDEDDAVFKGNDTIYGLAAAVWTRDASRAHRVARALKAGRIWINTYAEGDQVMSMGGYKQSGYGREMGAESIDAYTQTKSVFMKL
- a CDS encoding acetate--CoA ligase family protein; the protein is MTDSFNFKNFLRPQSVAIVGASPQRGSPRNTLLRNLQKHGYAGRIYPVSPSHSEIEGLKAYKSVRDLPEPADIALIITPANTVPAIIAECGQSGIRNAVVFSAGFEEVEGGDVLARQLADAARENKVAVLGPNCQGIWSVQHKAILTFSPAALNRDEIHHAPIAIVSQSGALAGAMANALLRIGLGCSYVVSVGNETCMDSLDALDNIVEQEDVRSVALYVEGLDDAARILSIAHKARSRGVQIVVLKTGRSAIGQEATASHTGKIASSHAVYNDVLDQAGIISVNSLQEVVSAMEVLTFLPDPRISGDAQGGISIMSASGGAGALLADYSSERAVPLAQFSTAAAERLDQVLPKFARKANPIDLTGQINTDRDLFRNTCEVLADDTRTEAVAVQFSSSGRRYLNENAEVYKQLASQGLPVVISFIGEAIEPEVRKDFRDAGVLLSPDPAVTMQSLAWLYQRAHYATLPAPRPRTNDAANVARDDWEGMMQYLNDSGITPANWLVLSPSDRAEQACASLTYPLVVKVLPSESEHKTELGLVKLRVASPQDVDIIAADFRQRLGKPEAGILVQEMVSDGVEVVLSCLRNTDFGPVLSIGSGGVAIELYRDVANLALPVTHEQVITALKKLRLWTLLQGFRGKPPADVDALADAAVRFGDRFLATPDAQEYEINPVMVGAIGTGIRAVDALVNIRKAEVSQHDQAEPASA
- a CDS encoding acyl-CoA dehydrogenase family protein, with amino-acid sequence MDLPMFPEYSSEIDAVRDMVNRFMEAEIKPVMDGYEQRREFPRELVRKAGEAGLYGAVFPESVGGSNMGYLAAAVIQEEMVRNDVRFSSCNNQQGSTCPSAIYFGGTPEQIEKYVPNLVAGKTIGMMSLTESGGGSDAAGNMKTFARRDGDVYRITGQKMWASMANETDVGVLLAKTDRDAGAKGVTAFIVHPKKFPGWQATPIECLGLSKSMRTNIVYLDDFVVPVEDRLGEEGEGFKIIMRTLQPGRVGVAAKALGVARRCFEEAVRYANERTLRGQPIGRFQMIQSDIAEMTCAIEASRSLVYKAAMMMDASMAHNRMAAIAKFHASQTAKFCADKAMQIFGGYGLAEEYPVSYYRAYADMFFTGEGSANVQKIMIAEDALGYKLADRHHGKTGLRDIRKDDPSKAR
- a CDS encoding SDR family oxidoreductase, whose protein sequence is MYAKETLKGRVALITGGGSGIGLEIATAYARLGASVMIVGRNEERVQQAAGDLTNEGGIVAAMRCDVRNYDEVKGAVDATVSRYGSLDILVNNAAGNFVCPTADLSVNGWKTVIDIDLNGTFYGCHAAYPHLKQSAFGGSIISIITMLGVTGWPGAAHAAAAKGGILSLSRTLAVEWGAEGIRVNTISPGPIGDTEGVQRMYIEKGNGDLEAKKTALGRFGRKQDIANAAVYLASDLGSYVTGDNIVVDGGRWLKYVAN